In Kushneria marisflavi, the following are encoded in one genomic region:
- a CDS encoding sigma-54-dependent transcriptional regulator, whose translation MNNQILIVEDDAAILELLVEELEEVGHLVTGADSAEQALMLSETTDFDVIISDIRLPGMDGMTLLDTLARQPDHPAMIIITAFGSIEQAVDALQRGADDFLTKPLDLDQVRASVARLSQRHALRTRQQADEARDIFKLNDMTSCTPAMSALFDQARRLATQQAAVLIQGESGTGKELLAHALHRESPRKAGPFVAVNCASIAPDVMESECFGHVKGAFTGAVAHRRGLFQQAHGGTLFLDEIGDMPLALQAKLLRVLQTHCIRPVGSEEEQQVDIRIVAATNRPLAELIEAGLFREDLFYRLETFNLTLPPLRERPDDIALLAEHFIERYRREQGRDTMTLSPSALSLLWAYPFPGNVRELDNAILRAVTLARTEVLEPDDFPERFRQTVATREGHDAQAREWLSLEQMEQRYIRRVLDAVDGNKRRAADILGIGRKTLYRRLEERESS comes from the coding sequence ATGAATAATCAAATCCTGATTGTTGAAGATGATGCCGCCATTCTTGAGCTGCTGGTTGAGGAGCTCGAGGAAGTCGGTCACCTCGTTACCGGAGCCGACAGCGCCGAGCAGGCCCTGATGCTGTCTGAAACCACCGATTTTGATGTCATCATCAGCGATATTCGCCTGCCCGGCATGGATGGCATGACACTGCTGGACACGCTGGCACGACAGCCCGACCACCCCGCCATGATCATCATTACTGCCTTTGGCAGTATCGAACAGGCCGTGGACGCACTTCAACGCGGCGCGGATGACTTTTTGACCAAGCCGCTGGACCTTGATCAGGTCCGCGCCAGCGTTGCCCGATTAAGCCAGCGTCATGCACTGAGAACGCGCCAGCAGGCCGATGAGGCCCGCGACATCTTCAAGCTGAATGACATGACCAGCTGTACGCCCGCCATGTCGGCCCTTTTTGACCAGGCCAGACGCCTTGCTACGCAGCAGGCCGCCGTTTTGATTCAGGGTGAAAGCGGTACCGGCAAGGAGCTGCTGGCCCATGCCCTGCATCGGGAAAGCCCACGCAAGGCAGGACCCTTTGTCGCCGTCAACTGCGCCAGCATCGCGCCGGATGTCATGGAAAGCGAGTGCTTTGGTCACGTTAAAGGCGCCTTTACGGGCGCCGTTGCGCATCGCCGGGGGCTCTTTCAGCAGGCCCACGGTGGCACGCTCTTTCTTGATGAAATCGGTGACATGCCCCTGGCGCTGCAGGCCAAACTGCTGCGCGTGCTGCAAACGCACTGCATCAGGCCCGTGGGCAGTGAAGAGGAACAACAGGTCGATATTCGCATTGTGGCGGCCACCAACCGTCCCCTTGCAGAGCTTATCGAGGCGGGGCTTTTTCGCGAGGATCTATTCTACCGGCTTGAGACCTTCAATCTGACGCTGCCACCACTGCGAGAGCGGCCCGATGACATCGCCCTGCTGGCCGAGCACTTTATCGAACGCTATCGCCGTGAGCAGGGACGAGACACCATGACGCTGTCGCCTTCAGCGCTATCGCTGCTGTGGGCCTACCCCTTTCCCGGCAATGTGCGGGAGCTGGATAATGCCATTTTGCGCGCCGTCACTCTGGCGCGAACGGAAGTCCTGGAACCCGATGACTTCCCCGAACGCTTTCGCCAGACCGTGGCCACCCGAGAGGGCCATGACGCCCAGGCGCGGGAGTGGCTCAGCCTTGAACAGATGGAACAGCGCTATATCCGGCGTGTGCTAGACGCCGTCG
- a CDS encoding sensor histidine kinase — MIKRAAMRLRTTILLTIIFPLLLTLITFSGVGLWVLEDNMQKRQQEEVRLIAHGIRLPLTQALTHQNIQALQEGLSTTFSLSRLYGAFILSPSGQQIAGVGLAGGLQNREMLQEAINNAREAEGYSQQGGQNFYTYLLPMTDAQGKVLGVLQINRLATGIERYMSLMTTVALLLAAFVGILVVLLVWWGFRRDVDRPVNRLYRSMKAVQGGNRLHRMTPGGAREFRELGEAFNAMLDAVAHKEQTVREQQHQQLALERSLKKSRRLAEIGVLAAGVAHELGSPLTVIDGQVQRLQRRDDLPDDARQRLTRIRHETRRMEDTIRQLMDMGRRHTLHLEQHSLQHMINEAERLARDALHLEHAPPRLETHLPEKDALTIDRQRFQQLLDNPIKNAFQAGSQQVVISAQYSAQGVVLRIEDDGPGIDAKHRSQLFDPFYTTRGAGQGSGMGLTIVHRVVEDHGGHITLEESSFGGAAFVITLPPETLLPADTVTVNKASRHAGVEDSETMENVMPRKHGHE, encoded by the coding sequence ATGATCAAAAGGGCCGCCATGAGACTGCGTACCACCATCCTGCTGACCATCATCTTTCCCCTGCTGCTGACGTTAATCACGTTCAGCGGCGTGGGGCTGTGGGTACTGGAAGACAACATGCAAAAGCGTCAGCAGGAAGAGGTGCGACTGATTGCTCATGGGATACGCCTGCCCCTGACGCAGGCACTGACCCATCAAAACATACAGGCCCTGCAGGAAGGCTTGAGCACCACCTTTTCTCTTTCAAGGCTTTATGGCGCCTTCATCCTGTCCCCCTCGGGACAGCAGATTGCCGGCGTCGGTCTCGCAGGGGGGCTACAGAACAGGGAAATGCTGCAAGAAGCGATCAATAATGCCCGAGAGGCTGAAGGCTATTCACAGCAGGGTGGGCAGAACTTTTATACCTATCTGCTCCCGATGACCGATGCTCAGGGCAAGGTACTGGGCGTTTTGCAGATCAACCGTCTGGCCACCGGCATCGAACGCTACATGAGCCTCATGACCACCGTGGCACTGCTGCTGGCTGCTTTTGTAGGCATCTTGGTGGTGCTGCTGGTGTGGTGGGGGTTTCGCCGCGACGTGGATCGCCCGGTCAATCGGCTTTACCGCAGCATGAAGGCCGTTCAGGGTGGCAATCGCCTTCATCGCATGACACCCGGCGGCGCTCGGGAGTTTCGCGAACTCGGTGAAGCGTTCAACGCCATGCTCGACGCCGTGGCTCACAAGGAACAGACCGTCCGCGAACAGCAACACCAGCAGCTTGCGCTGGAGCGCAGTCTGAAAAAATCGCGCCGACTGGCCGAAATCGGCGTACTGGCTGCAGGCGTGGCGCATGAACTCGGCTCGCCGCTGACGGTCATTGATGGACAGGTTCAGCGCCTGCAGCGTCGCGACGACCTCCCCGACGACGCCCGCCAGCGCCTGACGCGTATTCGACATGAAACCCGACGCATGGAGGATACCATTCGCCAGCTGATGGACATGGGTCGTCGCCACACGCTCCACCTGGAGCAGCACTCGTTGCAACACATGATCAATGAGGCCGAGCGGCTGGCACGTGACGCCCTGCATCTTGAACATGCCCCCCCTCGGCTTGAAACGCATCTTCCGGAAAAGGATGCTCTGACCATAGATCGACAGCGCTTTCAGCAACTGCTCGACAACCCGATCAAGAATGCCTTTCAGGCTGGCAGCCAGCAGGTCGTTATTTCAGCGCAATACTCGGCCCAGGGCGTTGTATTGCGCATCGAGGATGATGGCCCGGGCATTGACGCCAAGCACCGCAGCCAGCTTTTCGACCCTTTCTACACCACCAGAGGCGCCGGCCAGGGTAGCGGCATGGGACTGACCATTGTTCACCGGGTGGTCGAAGATCATGGCGGTCATATCACGCTGGAAGAAAGCTCGTTTGGTGGGGCTGCCTTTGTCATCACTCTACCACCCGAGACGCTATTGCCTGCTGATACCGTCACGGTCAACAAGGCTTCAAGGCATGCCGGCGTGGAAGACTCAGAGACCATGGAGAATGTCATGCCACGGAAACACGGTCATGAATAA
- the lgt gene encoding prolipoprotein diacylglyceryl transferase, producing MFHHPQFDPVAVSLGPLAIHWYGLMYVVGFVGAWWLARVRAERLGLTKDQVGDMIFYGALGVVLGGRIGYAIFYGWEQFLANPLWIFKVWEGGMSFHGGLIGVLIACLLFARRHQLTFFQLTDFIAPMVPIGLGAGRLGNFINQELPGRVTDVPWGMVYPLYGPEPRHPSELYEFALEGVVLFCILWTVSRKPQQRGLISGLFLICYGAFRFFVEFFRRPDPQLGFIAFDWLTMGQLLCIPMLLLGAVLIVWSRRQGIDDVRSSSQV from the coding sequence ATGTTTCATCATCCGCAGTTTGATCCGGTAGCGGTCTCGCTTGGGCCGTTGGCCATTCACTGGTATGGCCTGATGTATGTCGTGGGCTTCGTGGGCGCCTGGTGGCTGGCCCGCGTGCGCGCCGAACGGCTTGGTCTGACGAAGGATCAGGTCGGCGACATGATCTTTTACGGCGCCCTCGGGGTCGTGCTGGGTGGGCGTATCGGGTACGCGATCTTTTACGGCTGGGAGCAGTTTCTGGCCAATCCGCTCTGGATTTTCAAGGTCTGGGAAGGCGGCATGAGCTTTCATGGCGGACTCATAGGCGTTCTTATTGCGTGCCTGCTTTTTGCCCGCCGCCATCAGCTGACCTTTTTCCAGCTGACCGACTTTATTGCCCCCATGGTGCCCATCGGTCTGGGAGCTGGTCGTCTGGGCAACTTTATCAATCAGGAACTTCCCGGTCGTGTGACGGATGTCCCCTGGGGGATGGTGTATCCCCTTTATGGCCCCGAGCCACGTCATCCATCCGAGCTTTACGAGTTTGCCCTTGAAGGCGTGGTGCTTTTTTGCATTCTCTGGACGGTTTCAAGAAAGCCGCAACAGCGCGGTTTGATCTCGGGGCTCTTTCTGATCTGCTATGGCGCCTTCCGCTTTTTTGTCGAATTCTTTCGCCGCCCGGACCCGCAACTTGGCTTTATCGCCTTCGATTGGCTGACCATGGGTCAGCTGCTGTGTATTCCCATGCTGCTTCTAGGCGCGGTATTGATTGTCTGGTCGCGTCGCCAGGGCATTGACGACGTACGTTCTTCTTCTCAGGTATAA
- a CDS encoding thymidylate synthase, translating to MHPYLELMQQILDHGVEKHDRTGVGTRAIFGHQMRFDLSQGFPLLTTKKLHLRSIIHELLWFLSGDTNIGYLKDNGVSIWDAWADETGELGPVYGYQWRSWPAPDGGHVDQISRVIEQIRTHPDSRRLIVSAWNPALVDEMALPPCHALFQFFVADGKLSCQLYQRSGDIFLGVPFNIASYALLTHMVAQVCDLAPGEFIHTLGDAHLYSNHIEQAHLQLTRAPRQRPTLRLNPDVKDIFAFRFEDIAIDDYDPHPHIRAQVAV from the coding sequence ATGCATCCCTATCTCGAACTCATGCAGCAGATACTCGATCATGGCGTGGAAAAACATGATCGTACGGGCGTGGGGACGCGCGCCATTTTTGGTCACCAGATGCGATTTGATCTTTCGCAGGGCTTTCCGCTTCTGACCACCAAAAAACTGCATCTACGCTCGATCATTCACGAGCTGCTCTGGTTTCTAAGCGGCGATACCAATATCGGTTATCTCAAGGACAATGGCGTCTCGATCTGGGATGCCTGGGCCGATGAAACCGGCGAGCTGGGCCCGGTTTACGGCTATCAGTGGCGCAGCTGGCCGGCGCCGGACGGTGGTCATGTGGATCAGATCAGCCGGGTGATCGAGCAGATCAGGACCCACCCCGACTCCCGGCGCCTGATCGTCTCTGCCTGGAACCCGGCGCTGGTCGATGAGATGGCGCTGCCTCCCTGTCATGCGCTGTTTCAGTTCTTTGTGGCAGACGGCAAACTCTCCTGCCAGCTTTATCAGCGCAGTGGCGATATCTTTCTGGGTGTGCCCTTCAACATTGCAAGCTACGCGCTGTTGACGCATATGGTGGCTCAGGTGTGCGATCTGGCACCGGGGGAGTTCATCCATACGCTGGGAGATGCACATCTCTACAGCAACCACATCGAACAGGCTCACCTTCAGCTGACGCGCGCGCCTCGGCAGCGCCCGACGCTCAGGCTCAATCCTGATGTGAAGGACATTTTTGCCTTTCGTTTTGAAGACATTGCCATCGACGACTATGACCCTCATCCGCACATTCGCGCCCAGGTGGCCGTCTGA
- a CDS encoding dihydrofolate reductase encodes MQETLVPIAMIAAVSRNRVIGVEGKLPWYLPEDLKFFKAVTLHKPLVMGRATFASIGKPLPNRLNIVVTRDTGFEHPGVRVCHDLDSALALADDQAMIEGNEEIMVIGGGDIYRQVLSCASRLYLTEIDVEVDGDTFFPSLDEDWQEVERVAGSPAEGQPGYDFVRYERVGAAQA; translated from the coding sequence ATGCAGGAAACCCTGGTCCCCATTGCCATGATTGCCGCTGTGTCACGCAATCGCGTTATCGGTGTTGAGGGCAAGCTGCCCTGGTATTTGCCCGAGGATCTGAAATTTTTCAAGGCAGTCACATTACACAAGCCGCTGGTAATGGGACGCGCTACCTTTGCGTCCATTGGCAAGCCTCTGCCCAATCGTCTCAATATCGTGGTCACGCGTGACACGGGCTTCGAGCATCCCGGGGTGCGGGTATGCCATGACCTGGACAGTGCGCTGGCCCTGGCGGACGATCAGGCCATGATCGAGGGTAATGAGGAGATCATGGTCATTGGCGGCGGCGATATTTATCGGCAGGTCCTGTCTTGCGCATCCCGGCTTTATCTGACAGAAATTGATGTCGAGGTGGACGGGGATACCTTCTTTCCCTCACTGGATGAAGACTGGCAGGAAGTCGAACGAGTGGCAGGGTCGCCTGCTGAGGGTCAGCCCGGCTACGACTTCGTGCGCTATGAAAGGGTAGGCGCAGCGCAGGCGTAA
- a CDS encoding ProQ/FINO family protein, with protein sequence MSDRFDEVFSALEQQAGDLTARLESARSRIRELENTNRELAARLTRIQQMSGADSGYSSMSPAPSDNIPEAVPVASEGAEAGSMETTDESDVSRSSTPDEPQVSESLSPMPEESTTPTEQNMSEVVEAAPLDPVQEDISPQALLKQWYKRYPKTFFERHTRPLAIGIHEALSEREPYSEKLIRRALAGYVNLPRYLKSVRVNAPRIDLEGQEAGRVEEEDARHAKEQLKHLQDRQQEREAEKQKRRLAQKMSELAHRHQR encoded by the coding sequence GTGAGCGACCGTTTTGATGAAGTGTTCAGCGCGCTTGAGCAGCAGGCAGGCGATCTGACAGCGCGTCTGGAAAGTGCGAGATCCCGCATTCGCGAGCTTGAAAACACCAATCGGGAGCTGGCAGCGCGTCTGACCCGCATTCAACAGATGTCGGGGGCCGACAGTGGATACTCCTCCATGTCGCCTGCGCCATCAGATAATATCCCGGAGGCCGTGCCGGTGGCGTCTGAAGGGGCAGAAGCCGGCAGTATGGAAACCACCGACGAAAGCGACGTCTCTCGTTCGTCCACCCCGGACGAGCCTCAGGTCTCCGAGAGCTTGTCGCCGATGCCAGAAGAGTCAACCACGCCTACAGAGCAGAACATGTCCGAAGTTGTTGAAGCAGCACCGCTTGATCCTGTCCAGGAGGACATTTCTCCTCAGGCGCTTCTCAAGCAGTGGTACAAACGCTACCCCAAGACCTTTTTCGAGCGTCACACCCGTCCGCTGGCCATCGGTATCCACGAGGCGCTATCAGAGCGCGAGCCCTACAGCGAAAAACTGATTCGCCGAGCGCTGGCAGGCTATGTCAATCTGCCGCGCTATCTGAAATCGGTTCGGGTCAATGCGCCGCGCATTGATCTTGAAGGCCAGGAAGCTGGCAGGGTCGAGGAAGAAGATGCGCGACATGCGAAAGAGCAGCTCAAGCACCTGCAGGACCGTCAGCAGGAACGAGAGGCTGAAAAGCAAAAGCGCAGATTGGCACAAAAAATGTCTGAGCTGGCGCATCGTCATCAGCGTTAG
- a CDS encoding porin, protein MKKTLLATAIAGALGTMAAGAQAATVYNQDGSKLDVYGNVQLGWRNIKDTQDDGTVESNDDLFDNGSTIGFRGEHIINPDLTGYFRAEFEFNADRQKGYYSESSGKSGNSGLSTGDQAYLGLTGNFGDLRIGSWDDLLDDWVQDPVSNNEYFDNTDSSADVGGSTYREANKVTYTSPVTGGLQFAIGTRYFGDAEDTQDFQNSAINDNVTLPGDFQTDESGSAALFGGLRYMVGDWTLAAVYDDLKNFKYVTDDRERDYGQQFGLNATWQMNDDLRISTKWEQLHAQWADDADVNRYGIGARYSYGMGDVYGSYQYVDADRNAVAVTDSDAFTGLNQGDDESYNEFILGATYNLSSQMYVWLEGAKYDREEDVGDGFATGIAYSF, encoded by the coding sequence ATGAAAAAGACGCTCTTAGCGACTGCGATTGCCGGTGCGCTCGGCACAATGGCAGCTGGTGCCCAGGCGGCCACGGTTTACAACCAGGACGGTTCCAAACTGGACGTTTACGGTAACGTTCAGCTGGGCTGGCGTAATATTAAAGATACGCAAGATGATGGTACTGTCGAAAGTAACGATGATCTTTTTGACAATGGTTCGACTATCGGGTTCCGCGGCGAACATATTATCAACCCGGATCTGACCGGTTATTTTCGTGCTGAATTCGAATTCAATGCCGATCGCCAAAAAGGGTATTACAGCGAAAGTAGTGGTAAATCGGGCAACTCAGGTCTTTCTACCGGTGACCAGGCTTACCTGGGTCTGACCGGCAATTTTGGTGATCTGCGTATAGGTTCCTGGGACGATCTGCTGGATGACTGGGTTCAGGATCCGGTCTCCAACAACGAATATTTTGACAACACCGATAGTAGTGCGGATGTAGGTGGTAGCACTTATCGTGAGGCCAATAAGGTTACCTATACTTCGCCGGTGACCGGCGGGCTTCAGTTCGCTATTGGTACGCGTTACTTTGGTGATGCTGAAGACACTCAGGATTTTCAAAACAGCGCTATTAACGACAACGTGACCTTGCCTGGTGATTTCCAGACTGATGAAAGTGGTAGTGCCGCATTGTTTGGTGGCCTGCGCTACATGGTCGGCGACTGGACCTTGGCGGCGGTCTATGACGACCTGAAAAACTTCAAGTATGTCACTGACGATCGTGAGCGCGACTATGGCCAGCAGTTCGGTCTGAACGCAACTTGGCAGATGAATGACGATCTGCGTATTTCCACTAAGTGGGAACAGCTTCATGCTCAGTGGGCGGATGATGCTGATGTAAATCGTTATGGCATCGGCGCGCGCTACAGCTACGGCATGGGTGATGTCTATGGCTCTTATCAGTATGTTGATGCCGATCGTAACGCAGTAGCGGTGACGGATTCTGATGCATTTACTGGACTTAATCAGGGTGACGACGAAAGCTACAATGAGTTCATTCTTGGCGCGACCTACAACCTGAGCAGCCAGATGTACGTTTGGCTGGAAGGCGCCAAGTACGATCGTGAAGAAGATGTAGGTGACGGTTTCGCTACCGGTATCGCTTACAGCTTCTAA
- a CDS encoding DUF1656 domain-containing protein, whose translation MLLRELSIGGVFISPMLLFALVSLVISAVLRTMMHKAGLTRWVWQEAWFDVSLFVIVLAVVTYLSSHVL comes from the coding sequence GTGTTGCTGCGTGAACTTTCCATTGGCGGGGTCTTTATCAGTCCGATGCTGTTGTTTGCGCTGGTATCCCTGGTAATTTCGGCGGTGCTGCGAACCATGATGCACAAGGCGGGTCTGACACGCTGGGTGTGGCAGGAGGCGTGGTTTGACGTCAGTCTGTTCGTGATTGTGCTGGCCGTGGTGACCTACCTTTCAAGCCATGTGTTGTAG